The genomic DNA aaatatatttagataGAAGTTTGTGAGAGGACGCGTACAGTACATTGTTTTAATGAGAGCTACTCATGAGGACAAATtaggaaaagggaaaaggaaagttaaaaaaaaaacaaaagtaaaacacaggAGTCAAAAATATTTCTTACTAGAGTGATGACAAGTTGAGCAAACAATGGATGCTATTTAAGCCAGTTGACTGAAATACCTTGCACcctgtacatttatttacaccaaaaaagcaaagaatGGAAGCAAAGGAATGATCACCAGCTCTATAAATACAAGCTCACTGGTATTGTACACGTTTGAAATCAATGCAGGTGTTGATGCATTTAATTGAAAGCGGGTCTGTTGGATGCTTCATATGATAACCTCTGTTCTCTCCACAGCATGTCGTGCTGTAGTTCAGAAGGATCTAAATCGATAGTaggtatgttgtttttttttttaataagacAAGCTGTGCAGTGAGCTGCGTACCTTTTACATGTGAGATCATGTCTGTCCTAGATTCTGTACCATGCATTTATAATGTGTGGACACATTATGGCTACGTTACTGATGCTGTTCATTTCCTACGAAACTGCTCAGGCCAACAGGTGACTACAGGAGATGACGATAAGAAGCCATCATCTCCCTttcaaaacccccccccccccccccccccccttcatctcCCTTCCCTTGATCCCCATCCCCTCCCTAGTTTCTTCTCTGGACTCCACCATCTCCCAGGtgacacgggggggggggggtctacaCCAGACCCAGAATGCGCGCCACCCACCAGTTGCAGGGCATGATGACTCTACAGGCCACTCTGCAGCCGCGGTAGTGGTACGGCCACGGGTGGTACCCTCCGAGCGGCTCGCAGATCCTCTGGCAGTGGGTGTAGCTGCGGCGGCACTCGTTGCAGCACACGCCCTGGTGGTCCAGCATGGGGTCGATGTTCATGGTGCCCTGCTCGCCCTCGAGGCTTCTCtgagaggagacggagaggacATCGGTCAGAGTGTAcgcagtgtttgtgtggcatTCTGCCATGTGATACTGTGCGTCTTCAGCGGCGGAGAGCGCTCATTTCAAACCAATTAAAAATGGATTTCCGACAGGCAGGATTGGGAGGAGGGGATGTTGTCAGATGTGGgtttttgttgtcaaatattttctttttcaatgcAGTGCTTGCTGTTTACCCCCCCTCTGAGGTTGTCAGGATTGTGTAGCAGGGGTTGGGGGATGCTTGGAGTGAGAAGGGAGAGGGATTAGGAAAAAATGGGGCCCAACATAAGGGGTGAGGAAGGAGGGCATGGGGGGGTGTGTATGTATGGGAGTCTGTGTGTGCTCAGCAGGGCAAAGGGtccacagcagaggaggggggggtgtagtGGAATTATTCATACAGCCTCAATGCTGAAAGGAAAGCTTTGGACAGGCTCAGACAGCCTCACATAGAAAACACACCCACGCATACACTCAGATTTGCAGTGACAATCTGGGCCCCTCCGCCGTGACCCCGGCATCTGCCGCCGCTCGCACAGCTGTGAGAAACGGTCCTCAGCCGGAGCCTTCTCAGGTAGCCCTCAGATCCGAGCGGACAGCCGCGGACGCTGCAGCGGGACGTGAACacatcagaagaagaagaatgtgccGAGCTTGTTTGCGTGACTCACCTGGTAGGGGTTCTCCGGGTTGAACTCTGCCTCcacgtcctcttcctcctccccgaCCCCGGCTGCCTGGCGGCGCTGGCGGGGGGcagccctcctcttcctctgtccgCCTGCACACATCACAGTCTCAGTATCTGACAGCACACCAAATTTAGGAGCGGAGTGGCACTAATGTGGCTCGGCGCCTGATTGCACAGCCGTTTCTCTGGCAGCATTTTGAAGTCCTCAGATGAAGTAgaataaaattgtgttttgagAACTTTTGACCTCCCAGCGTGCTAAAAATTGTACACTCAGAGAGCTCGGAAACTTCAAAAGgccttctgcttttctttttagcctgtttttctttctgtggctTAAACAACTGTGATGCTAAATGGAAATTATTGAGACCGTTTGACCCATatcctctttgttttgtgaaaacTCACATACCCTTAAAAACAGAGTATTTTACTTGCAGTTTTCTTTGGATCTACATTCTCGTATCTTTCACCAGGAGCTGTCTGATTGCTTACTGGTAGAGTAGGTGGGACGGAGCCAGAAGATTGGCAGGTCTCCACACAGGTCCTTGATCTTGTTGCTGAGGAAGGCGGAGTCCGAGAGGGGAGTGTCAGCTGCCACCCAGATCAGGTTGTCCTCAAATTTGGCCGGCATCACCTCGTCCTCCTTAGGGGGGTGAAGAAGGTCAGGAGAAGTGAGCCGGCACCCAGtgcaaaaagcaaacaaacatcacaacaaaacatctgaagacatcCCTGGCTGCTAAAGGCGCAATATCACACTTGTTTATGGATCTTGTTACTAGCCTTCTCCTTGAAATAGCCCACAGTCTTTGCATCCCGTCTGAGTCTAATCTGCATTAATGCGCTGCTGTTAATGCTTCTTATAACGACATAAAATCAAGCAGTAAAAAAGGAGCCCTCGAGGCTTTAGTATACAGATTCCCTCTGTGCTAACGTTTAGCTGTATGCACAGTGTCAGGACTCATCAAGATCtgaaaggaaggagagattGGATGGCCTAAATTTGCAGGTTTCTGCAGATAAACTAATGAGGTTTTCAGAGGAGAGACTGTGTAAACATACATACTCTGTATCCACAGCCTGCAGGTAAAAGGGGAATTCTGCAGGGAGGATTTTGCCCAGAGGTATTTGTTCCTGAGGGGCTGCACTGAACTCGCCACAGCCATGTTTAGGGAATGTTATCCTCCAACCTTCcagaaatgcagtttttttttgctctccaGCTCAAATGATTTGCTGGAGGGACAAATAAAAGCGGGGGTCCTTCTCCACTGCTCGACTGATAAGAGTTTATCTGACCCACTCTCTCTGGATGGcgacgtgcgtgtgtgtgtgtgtgtgtgtgtgtgtgtgcgcttatCTAACCCATATTTGCCATCACTCTAAATTATAGCAAATGACCAGCCTGCAGCAACCATTATAACAACATCTcccttctccacacacacacagacacacacacacacagacgtgaaCCAAACGATCATTTATGAGGCAAAGAGAggcaataacacaaacacacacaaaagcacaaacgtGAAATAAATGATCTTttatgaggcagagagaggcaatAAGAGCATCCCCGCGTGATAATTAATTGCGCAACTGCATGCGTGTATGCATACGCGTTCACGATCCGGTGATGTGGATTTATGTGGATGTGAGGCTTATGCAGAGCTAAATGATTTTAATTATCAGACAGCCTCAATTGAACAATCACAGGCGGTGGTGTTTGGTGTGTTGTGATTGCAGTCCACACAAGCACATATGGTTCGGTTCACTGTGGccctctgctgtgttgtgtgttttgatttaatGGAGTCCACCAAGCTGTTAAGTGATGGGAACCCACACATAGAAATCACCCGTGTGTTTCTGGTAGATCATTAGCTTG from Enoplosus armatus isolate fEnoArm2 chromosome 14, fEnoArm2.hap1, whole genome shotgun sequence includes the following:
- the LOC139297037 gene encoding leukocyte cell-derived chemotaxin 1-like, producing MAGNSEKVPIASAGPEDLQQFMPPAYSAVAAKPSATGRLLKAGIAVLIAGALLLLLGAVGAFYFWNNNEKHVYNVHYSMSINGKVEEGTMEIDTANNMERFSTGSGADEAVEVHDFEIGITGIRFSGGEKCYIKTQVKARLPDVEALNKDSVTFDLEDEVMPAKFEDNLIWVAADTPLSDSAFLSNKIKDLCGDLPIFWLRPTYSTSGQRKRRAAPRQRRQAAGVGEEEEDVEAEFNPENPYQRSLEGEQGTMNIDPMLDHQGVCCNECRRSYTHCQRICEPLGGYHPWPYHYRGCRVACRVIMPCNWWVARILGLV